Genomic segment of Clostridiales bacterium:
CTCCCGAAGGTAGACGCCGTTCATCCACGCGAGCTTCTCGGCATCGAAAACGGCCGGATTCTTTGAGACTCGCTCGAGGGAGAAGGAGGACACTAAGGTCTCGCGGTCGATGATTGTCGTCCTGTCATCGAGCGACCAGCCGAGAAGGGCAAGGTAGTTGACGATCGCCTCGGGAATGAAGCCGAGGTCCCGGTAGTCCTCGACGCTTGCCGCACCGTGACGCTTGGACAGGCGCTTGCCGTCCGGTCCCCAGATCATAGACAAGTGGGCGAAGACAGGCACAGCCGCTCCAAGCGCTTCGAAGACAAGTATCTGGCGGGGCGTGTTTGACAGATGGTCGTCCCCGCGGATCACGTGTGTGATCTCCATGGCTGCGTCGTCGACGACGGTCGCGAAGTTGTAGGTGGGTGTTGCGTCCGATCTGACCACGATGAAGTCGTCGAGCACGTCGGCGGCGAAGGTGCTGGTACCGCGCACCGCGTCCTCGAACGAGACAGCACCACGGTCGTCGGGCACTCTCAGCCGCCATGCGTGGGGCGTACCGACGGCGATTCGCTCACTCACCTCCTGTGCCGAAAGCGCGCGGCACGTCTTGGCGTACCCGATGTGTCCGCCGTGTGCCCGAGCCGCCTCGCGTGCTGCGTCGAGCTCTTCCGGGGAGCAAAAGCAAGGGTAGACCGCTTTTGAGGCCTTGAGCCGCTTGAGCGCGACAGTGTAGGTGTCGCCTCGCTGCGCCTGGAAGTACGGTCCCCACGCGCCGCCTACGTCAGGACCTTCGTCCCAGTCGATGCCGAGCCAGCGC
This window contains:
- a CDS encoding glutamate--tRNA ligase, which encodes LHIGGARTAIYNWAYARRHHGSLILRIDDTDPERSREEHTRQILESLRWLGIDWDEGPDVGGAWGPYFQAQRGDTYTVALKRLKASKAVYPCFCSPEELDAAREAARAHGGHIGYAKTCRALSAQEVSERIAVGTPHAWRLRVPDDRGAVSFEDAVRGTSTFAADVLDDFIVVRSDATPTYNFATVVDDAAMEITHVIRGDDHLSNTPRQILVFEALGAAVPVFAHLSMIWGPDGKRLSKRHGAASVEDYRDLGFIPEAIVNYLALLGWSLDDRTTIIDRETLVSSFSLERVSKNPAVFDAEKLAWMNGVYLREMSAETFVEHMVPTLVEAGLISKDEADSRRSWLIELAPLVSERAKRLDEIVPMVAFLFSDAVQIDEDARINVLGVDGATAALDAAADALGTLDEFTPEAIEAALRSVPEATGVKAKIAFQAVRVAISGSTVSLPLFESIALLGAKSTLDRIRAACNSRSADAGNGSMR